In a single window of the Bacillus clarus genome:
- a CDS encoding NAD(P)/FAD-dependent oxidoreductase produces MKVTENQEVYDITIIGGGPTGLFTAFYGGMRQASVKIIESLPQLGGQLSALYPEKYIYDVAGFPKVRAQELVDNLKEQMKKFDSTVCLEEAVDTLEKQADGIFKLVTNKQTHYSKSVIITAGNGAFQPRRLELDGVEKYEKKNLHYFVDDMNKFAGKRVVVFGGGDSAVDWTMMLEPITEQVSIIHRRDKFRAHEHSVENLMNSRAEVKTPYIPVELIGDDKIEQVVLQHVKTEEKVVIDVDDVIVNYGFVSSLGPIKNWGLDIQKNSIVVNSKMETNIPGIYAAGDICTYEGKVKLIACGFGEAPTAVNNAKAYFDPSAKLQPMHSSSMF; encoded by the coding sequence ATGAAAGTGACAGAAAATCAAGAAGTTTACGACATAACGATTATTGGTGGTGGTCCAACAGGACTATTTACAGCATTTTATGGTGGAATGAGACAAGCAAGTGTGAAAATTATCGAAAGCTTACCACAACTTGGTGGTCAATTATCTGCACTATATCCTGAAAAATATATTTATGACGTAGCTGGCTTCCCAAAAGTGCGTGCACAAGAGCTAGTTGATAACTTAAAAGAGCAAATGAAAAAATTTGATTCAACCGTTTGCTTAGAAGAGGCTGTTGATACACTTGAAAAGCAAGCTGACGGTATATTTAAATTAGTAACAAATAAACAAACCCACTATTCTAAATCTGTCATTATTACAGCTGGTAACGGAGCTTTCCAACCTCGCCGCTTAGAATTAGATGGTGTAGAAAAATATGAAAAGAAAAATTTACATTACTTCGTTGATGATATGAATAAATTTGCAGGAAAACGTGTCGTTGTATTTGGTGGCGGTGATTCCGCAGTAGACTGGACTATGATGTTAGAACCAATCACTGAACAGGTTTCAATCATTCATCGTCGTGATAAATTCCGTGCACACGAGCATAGTGTAGAAAATTTAATGAATTCTCGTGCAGAAGTAAAAACACCATACATTCCAGTTGAACTAATTGGTGATGACAAAATTGAACAAGTCGTTTTACAACATGTGAAAACAGAAGAGAAAGTTGTCATTGATGTTGATGATGTTATCGTAAACTACGGTTTCGTTTCTTCTCTTGGCCCAATAAAAAACTGGGGCTTAGACATTCAAAAGAACAGTATCGTCGTTAACTCGAAAATGGAAACAAATATTCCTGGCATATACGCAGCTGGTGACATTTGTACATATGAAGGAAAAGTAAAACTAATTGCTTGCGGCTTCGGTGAAGCACCGACTGCTGTAAACAATGCAAAAGCTTACTTCGATCCAAGTGCAAAACTTCAACCAATGCATAGTTCAAGTATGTTTTAA